The genomic interval GAGCCGCAGTCCGTCGCGTCGATCACGACGATGTGGGCCAACAACGAGGTCGGCACGGTGTCGCCGATCGCCGAGCTCGCCGAGATCGCGCGTGAGCACGACATCCCGTTCCACACCGACGCGGTGCAGGCGGTCGGTGCGCTGGCGGTCGACTTCGCCGCCTCCGGGGTGTCAGCGCTGACGCTCACCGGGCACAAGCTCGGTGGCCCGGTCGGGGTCGGGGCGCTCGTTCTCGGCCGCGACGTCGAGTGCGCGCCGCTGTTGCACGGAGGCGGCCAGGAGCGCGACGTGCGGTCGGGGACGCTGGACGTGCCGGCGATCGCCGCGTTCGCGCTCGCGGTCGAGATCGCTGTCGCCGAGCAGGCGAAGCGCAGCCAGCTGCTGACGGGCATGCGCGACGACCTCATTGCGCGCGTGCTGGCCGTCGTACCGGACGCCCAGCTCAACGGCGACCCGGGCGGCTCGCTCGACGCTCGGCTGCCGGGCAACGCTCACTTCTCCTTCCCCGGCTGCGAAGGCGACGCGCTGCTGATGCTGCTCGATGCCCAGGGCGTCGAGTGCTCGACCGGCTCGGCGTGTTCGGCCGGCGTCGCGCGGCCGAGCCACGTGTTGATCGCGATGGG from Mycobacteriales bacterium carries:
- a CDS encoding cysteine desulfurase family protein, translating into MAYLDHAATTPMLPEAVDRMAELLGQVGNASSLHATGRRARRIVEESRESVAAALNARPSEVVFTSGGTESDNLAVKGLFWARRSADVRRRRVLVSAVEHHAVLDPAIWLADHDDAQLDLVPADPVGRVSADALRQAIGAEPQSVASITTMWANNEVGTVSPIAELAEIAREHDIPFHTDAVQAVGALAVDFAASGVSALTLTGHKLGGPVGVGALVLGRDVECAPLLHGGGQERDVRSGTLDVPAIAAFALAVEIAVAEQAKRSQLLTGMRDDLIARVLAVVPDAQLNGDPGGSLDARLPGNAHFSFPGCEGDALLMLLDAQGVECSTGSACSAGVARPSHVLIAMGHDEERAKSSLRFSLGHTSTPADVDALVDAIGPAVERARSAAGK